The window GCGCCGCTGAGCAACTGGCCGTTCAGCAACTCGGCGCGCTCGGTCAATCCGAGTAGACCGTGACCAGATCCGGGCAACGGCAGCGCGCTGCGTGTGGCCGGTGTATTCACGACCACCACACCGAACCGCTCCGCGTCCGACCACAGGTGGATCTCCGCCGTGGCTCCCGGGGCATGCTTGCGGACGTTGGTCAACGCCTCCTGCACCGTTCGATACACCGCGCGCTGCGCCGCACCGGTGATCTCAGTGGGCAACTCGCCACCGAACACCACCGGAATGCCGCTCGAGTCGATCAGCGTGTGCAGGTCCGCCAGCGTCGGCTGGGGTGTCAGTTCGGTGCCCCGGCCGCCCGACGCGCGCAACAGCGTCACCAGGTTTCGCAGTTCGTCGAGGGTCGTGACACTCAGTTCCCGGATGGTGCGCGCTGCCTCGCGGGTGTCGGTGTCGGGGGCGGCGACCTGCAACGCGCCGGCGCGAACGGCGATCAGGCTGACCTGATGCGACACCACGTCGTGCATTTCCCGGCCGATCTGCGCGCGTTCCCGTGCCAGCACGGCCTGCGCGTGCAGGTGGCGTTCATGGTCCCGCGCCTCCTCGATCTCCACCAGCCGCTGGCTGAGCTCGTCCCGGGTCCGCACCAGCTGACCGAACAAGACCGGCGCCGCGGCCCACGCCGCCGTGAAGACGCCATAGATCACGGCATCGGTCCGAGAAAGCGGCTCGCCCAGCCCCCAGGAGATCCCCGCGGCCGCGGCAGCCACCGCGCACCCGATCGACACCAGCCGATTACGCGACTGCCTGCCCACCGTGTACAGCGCGATGGCGGGCGCGATGACGAGCTCGTTCAGCATCGCCGACGGCAAGGTCAGCAGGAACACCGCCACCGGCCACCGCCGACGGAAAACCAGTGCGGCACAGGCGATCACCGCCAGCGCCAGCTCACTGTTATCGAGATAGACACTGCCGAAAATCGCATCCACCACCGCGACCGCCACCGCCGCGGCGTCGACAACCCAGCGGGGCGGCCGAACCCGGGTGATCAAGGCTTCTCACGCTGCCCGGCAAGCAATCCGGCACGCTGAGCCACCAGCGCCGCCTGCACCCGGCTGCCTACCCGCAGCTTGCTCAGAATCGCGCTGACATGATCCTTGACCGTGCCCACGCTCAAATAGATCCGCTGCCCGATCTCGGCGTTGGACAACCCCTCCGCCAGCAGCACCAGCACCTCACGTTCCCGGTCGGTCAGCGCATCGATGCGCGCGACTTCGGCATCGGTGGCGGCCATCCGGCCCAGCTTGTTGTCACCGTGCAACAGCGTGGCCGCCGCCTTCGGCGACATCACCACACCCCCGGCTGCCAGCGTGCGAATCAGTTGCGCCAACTGGTCCGGTTCGGTGTCCTTCAACAGAAATCCCGCCGCGCCCGAACGCAGCGCCGTGACGATGTATTCGTCGGTGTCGAAGGTCGTCAACATCGCGACCACCGGCGGCTCGGCCAACTCGCGCAGCCGGCCCAGCACCGTCAGCCCGTCCACATCGGGCATCCGGATATCCAGCAACACCACATCCGGGTGCAGCTCGCCGATCATCTCCACGGCCCCGCCACCCGAACTCGTCCCCACCACGTCGACATCGGGCGCGGCACCGAGAATGAGCTCGAACCCCGACCGCACCAAAGCCTCGTCATCGACAATTACCACTCGAATCACGGAAAGACCTGCCTCGCTGTCGTCGCTCGACGTTCGCTGGGTAACCGACGACGCTACCGCGTGCCTCCGCACCCGACGCGCTACCACTCTGTCAGCCCAACGAACGAACAGTAGTGCCCGGTCAGCGGCGCGCCCATCCGCCGACCGGCGGAAACTGTCCGTCGACCGACGGGTCCGCAACAGCGACAGCTGTGCTCGCCCATCGTCGGTAGCGGGTGGCTGAGCTGCCTCGCCGAACGTTGGCGTTCCGGACGATCGCCGTGGCGTTTGAGTCGCGTGGCAGGCCGGGCCGGACTGTTGCATCCGACATGACCACGACATCGACGACCGGCACTGCCGCATCGGGGCTTTCCCGCCGCGCCGCCTGGCCCGCCTTGCTGACCATGTTCCTCGGCAGTTTCACGCTGGTGACCGCGGAGTTCCTGCCGCCGGGTGTACTCACCACGCTCGCGCACGATCTTCGGGTGCCCGAGGGGGTGGTCGGGCTGTCGGTGAGCGCGACGGCGCTGACCGCGCTGTTTGCCGCGCTCGCGTTGGGAGCACTGTTCCCGCGAGTTGATCGGCGGAGCTTGCTGATCGTGTTGACCATCGCGGCGGCGGTATCGAATGTTGTTGTGGCGCTAGCGCCGAACATCGTGTTGCTGCTGATCGCGCGACTGCTGCTCGGGGTGGCCGTGGGCGGGTACTGGTCGATGGCGCTGGTAATCGCCGCGCAGTTGGTGGCGGCCGAACGGCTCGGTAAAGCGATGATGATCGTCAACGCGGGGACCACGGTGGCCACGGTGGCCGGTGTTCCGCTGGGGGTGCTGCTGAGCACCTATGCGGGCTGGCGGACAACATTCGTCGTCGTAGCGGGGTTGACCGTGGCGACGGCGATCGCGGTCCGGATGGTGTTGCCGCCGATCGCACCGAGCGAGGGCGTCGGATTCGCAGCGCTCGGCGCCGCGCTGCGGGCGCCGGGGGTGGCGCTCGGCCTGATCAGCGTCGTATCGGTGATCGCCGGACACTTTGCCGGATACACCTACATCCGCCCGGCCCTGGACGAACTGATGCAGGCCGGCCCGGCAGTGATCCCGGTGCTGCTCGCGCTGTTCGGCATCGGCGGCCTGATCGGGAATTTCGTCCTCGGATCGCTGGCCGACCGGCGACTCGGCGTGCTGCTGGTAGCGGTACCCGTGGCCATCGGCGGCTCGCTGCTGGTGATCATCGCCGCCGGGGCTGTTCCGGTTCTCGGCTACCTCGCCGTGCTCATCTGGGGCGGTGCGTTCGGCGGCATTCTCAATCTGGTGCAGGTGTGGGTGTCGCGGGTGCTGCCGGAGCGCATGGAGGCAGGCGGCGGGCTGGTCGTCGGCGGCTTCCAGTTGGCGATCATCCTGGGTTCCGCGCTGGGCGGTCGCGGTGTGGACAGCATCGGGCTCACCGCCACCTACGGACTCGCCGCGCTGGGCGCGGTGCTCGGCGGGGTGCTGGTGCGGGTATCGCTCACCCGGGCACAGCGCTAGCCGACGACTCCCGGGCCGCACGCCGCCACTGCGACGGCGTGTGGCCCGTATGCCGCCGGAACGCCCGCCCGAAAGCGGTCTCCGACCGGTAGCCCAGACGCCGGGCCACCGTCCCGATCGATGTGTCCTGCTCCGCCAGAAACCGTTGCGCCCGTTCGACTCTCAGCTTCGTCAGATACCGGCCCGGCGTGAGACCCGTCGCCGCTTGGAACCGGGCGGCGAACCCCGACCGCGAGGCCAGCGCGACGCGCGCCAGCGCCTCGACGGTCCACTCCTGCCCGGGATCGGCGTGCATGGCGGCCACCGCCTGCGCCACCCCCGGCTCGTTCACCTTCATCAGCCACCGTTGCGGCGCGCAACCGCGGGCATGCCAGGACTCGATCGCCATCGACGTGATCAACGTGGCGACCCGGTCACCTTGCACACCGAACGGATCGGGGCATTGCTCGACCAGGTGCCGCATCATCGTCGTGGCCAGCGGCGTGTGTTCGACGAAATCGGTCAGCAGCACCCGCTGCGGCAACGCGGCCATCAGGCTGCCACTCCCGACCGGTTCGAGCCGCACGCGCTGCACCCGGCCCGACGCCAGCGCGTTGATCGCGAACCGGCCGTTACCCGGCACGAAAAGAAAGTCGCCACTGGCCAAATCCTCTGTCGCACTGAGCCCTTCGACGCGGACCAGGCCATCGAGCACGACGAGCGCACTGGGCTCGGTGATGAATTCCCACTGCCCCGCCGCCAACGTGAACTCGTCCCGCCCCGCGAACCGCCACTGCAAACCGGCCAGTACTTCATCGAGGCCCGGCACTCCCTCGACCTTCGTCACCGCGCACCCCTCTAGTGGAATCCAATGCGGTTCACGGTACCAACGGCCGGAGCCGTTTCCGCTGGGAGGAGGCGCGAGGATCGTCGATGCCGGGCGGGTGGGCGCTGTCCGGCGGTGTGATCAACAAGACCATGCAGCCGGGCATGAACGGCGCTAGATTGGAATTGTTCCAGAAAAGGTCAACCCTAGAGAAGGAGCAATCGTGACTGCAACGCTGTCCAAGAGGGCCATCGCGGGAACTCTCGGCAAGGCCGAAACCAAAGTCGTCGGCGTCGTTCTGCAGGAGGCGCTCACCGATCTGATCGATCTGAGCCTCACCGCCAAGCAGGCGCACTGGAATGTCGTCGGCCCGCATTTCCGCTCGGTCCATTTGCAACTGGACGAACTCGTCGACAGTGCCCGGGAATTCTCCGACTCGGTCGCCGAACGCGCTGCCGCGCTGGGTATCTCGCCGGACGGGCGCGCCGCCACAGTCGCCGCCGACGCCGCGGAATTCCCCTCCGGGTATCTGTCCGACAGCGAGGTCGTCGCGCTGATCGTGTCCCGCCTGGACGCCGTCGTCCGCCGGCTGCGCATGCACATCCAAGCAACCGAGACCGCCGACCCGGTCACCCAGGATCTGCTCATCGGCATCACCGCCAAGCTCGAAGAGCACCACTGGATGTTCCAGGCTCAAACAGCCCTGAGCTGATCATGCGGACGGCCCCGAGGCCGGTCCCGGCGTAAGCGCCGGGACCGGCCTCGCGTGTTTTCAGCTGACCAGCGTCAGAAACTCGTCGAGGCTGATCTTCTTGTCCCCGTTCAGATCTGCCTTCTCCACAATGGCCAGCGCCGCCTTCTTCGCTTCATCGGTCGAAAACCCGTACGCCTCGACAGCCTGCGCGTACTCCTCGAGGGTGATGAAGCCGTCACTGTTCGCATCGACCTTCACGAATACCGCCTTGGCCTCCGCGACAGTAAAGCCACCCATAACCCACTCCTTCGTTCCGATCCGACAACCGAGCTAGCTACCGGAGTATCGCACCCAGCCGCGACCGGAGGTTTCCGGGCGGCCGGACCAGCCCGTTATGCCGGCTTTCAGCTTCCGGCAAGGCGATTCGGCCAAACTCGGCCGATGAACGTTCGCACCATCATCCGCCTGGTCACCGCGGCGGCCTGTACCGCGGGGATTGCCGCGGTGGGCCCGACCGGTACCGCACAGGCGGCCGACCAGATCCTTTTCGGTTCCCCCAGCGGCAATATCGCCTGTGCGATTTTCGCAGAGGGGTCCGACGGCGGCGCGGGGTATGTCCGCTGCGAGGTGTTCGAATACACCTACACACCCCCACCTCGGCCGCCCGGGTGTTACTTACCCGACGGCACCCCGGTCCAGAGTGACTACGGATATGCGATCCATCTCAGCAAAGCCCACGGCGCGTGGTTCAACTGCGGTGGCGGCACCCTTGGCCACCCCATCAATAGTTTCCTGCCTTACGGCGCGTCGGTCACCTTCGGCGGTTTCACCTGCACCAGCGCTCGCGATGGCATCCGCTGCGGCGTCGGGTCCAAGTCCTTCCGAATCTCCCGTGCCGCTTACGAACTCAGTTGAGGAAGCCCAGGTGTACGTCGTGGTCGACTCGGCCGCCGGTGACGGTCACCTCACTGGTGACCATCGGATAGCCGCGGGTCACGACGATGTATTCGCCCGCGGGCAGGTCGGCCACCGCGTAGCGGCCGTCCATGTCGGTGTGGACGCTACCGACGGCTAAGCCGGACCAGTCGACCACGGTGACCCGGGCGTCATGCACTGCCCGGCCGTCGGCGCGTACCGTGCCCCACAACGTCGCCATCGGAGCCAGTTCCACGTCGAAGACCAACTGCCCGCTCGCCGGCACGGTCAATGTCGTTGCGGTGGGACGCATCTGATCGGAAACCGCCACCAACGTATAGGTTCCCGCTGTTACACCCTTGCAGGCGTAGCTGCCGTCCGCCGTTGTCACGGCGGCGCCGACGACCTCACCACGCAGGTCGGTCACGGTGACCGTGGCGCCTGCCACCGGCTCGCGATCGGGCGTGTACACCACACCCGACAGCTCGCCGGATCCGTGCACCGTGATGTCGACCTGCTGCGCGACCCCGTTCATCGCGGTGACGTGTACCGCGGTCGGTTGATAGCTGTCCGCCGAGACGATCAAGACATAGCTTCCCGGCGCGGGTGGCTCGATGAGGTAGCTGCCGCCGCCGTCGCCGGCCGTACGCGAAACCTGTTGTCCACGTTGGTCGATCAGTGTCAGCACCGCGTCGGGGACCGGGTGCCCGTCGTCACGGCGAATGCTGCCAACGATCGAGGCGACAACTCGCCCGGACGACAACCGTTGTGCACCGATGCCATTGGTGGCTGGGTCCGCGGCACCAGCCGGAGCGAGCGTCGGCTCCGGTTCGGCGATGACCGGCGGGGCAGGCTCCGAGATCTGCTCATCGACCCGCTCTGCGGCGAGCTCCGTCGGCATGGGGTACGCAGCGACGACGGGCTCCGGCTCGGCATGATCAGCCTGCGGCTGTCGCAGCTCTCGCAGTTTCGCGCCCTCGACGTCGATGTCGGGCAGGACGCGGTCGAGCCACTCCGGAATCCACCAGGACCGCCTGCCCATGATCACCAGCAGGGCCGGGACCAGCACCATGCGCACCACGAAGGCGTCGATGGCGACACCGGCGGCCAAGGCGAAGCCCATGGACCTGGCGACGACGTCGGATTCCAGCAGGAAGGAGCCGAACACCGAGATCATGATGATCGCCGCCGAGGTCACCACGCGGGCACCGTGGTGGTAACCGGAGATCATCGCGTCTTTCGGCGACTTGCCGTGCACGTATTCCTCGCGCATCCGGGTCACCAGGAACACCTGATAGTCCATGGCGAGACCGAATACCAAGCCGATCAACATGATCGGCAGGAAGCTGACGATCGGATGCGGATCGGCGATCAGGCCGAACGCACCTTCCTGGAAGATCAGTACGGTGGCGCCGAAGGTAGCCGCCATGGAGAGCAGGAAGCCCAGGGCCGCGGTGAGCGGGACCAGGATGGACCGGAACACCAGGATCAACAGCACGAAGGCCGCACCGGCGACGATCGCCAGGTAAGGGACGATCTTGCCGAGCAGGACGTGGTCCATGTCGGCGTAGATGGCGGTCGTGCCGGTGATGCCGTACTCGATGCCGTATTGCTCGCGCAGTTCCCTTTCGGCGGCGCGGGCGTCGCGCACGAGATCTTTTGTGGCCTGGTTGTTCGGCCCGGACCTCGGCACACCGTCGAGCATGACGCCGAGCCCGTTCGCACTGACCTGCGGCTTGGTGACGTAATCCATCTCGGGGAACTGGGCGAGCCGGTCGCGCAGCGCGGTGACCGCGGCCTCGCGCGTACCTTCCGGCACGTTCGCCAGATCGGCGACCACGGTCAGGATGCCGTTGCTGCCTTCGCCGAAACCTTCCGTCCGGATGTCGTAGGACTGACGGACCGTGGAGTCGGTCGGGAAGCTGTCCTCGCCCGGCAGTCCCAGCTGCAGGTCGAGCGCCGGAAAGGCCAGTGCGGCAAGCGCTCCCACGGCAATGGCCAGGGCGACCCATGGTCTGTTGCCGATCAAACGGCCCATCCGCATGCCGTTGGTGACGGAGGTGTCGTCTTCCGGGTCGTGCCGGGCGACCAGCGGCAGCTTCGGTTTGAACAGGAAGCGGCCGAAGGCGCCGAGCAGGGCGGGCATCAGGGTGATGGCGGTGAGAACGGCGAAGAAGGCCGCCATGGCGCCACCGAGTCCCATGAAGGTCAGGAAGTTCACGCCGACGATGCTCAGCGCACTCAGGGCGACGATGACCGTGAGTCCGGCGAACACCACCGCGGATCCGGCGGTGCCGACGGAGATGCCCGCGGCTTCTTCGGGACTTTCCGCCACGTGCAGTTCGTGTTTGTAGCGGGAGACGATGAACAGTGCGTAGTCGATGGACAGCGCGATACCGATCATCGACGCCAGGAACGTCGTGAAGCTGGGCACCTCGATGATCGAGGTGCCCAGCGCTATCACCAGCAGGGCGGCGCCGAGGCCGACGATGGCGGTGATGATCGGCACGAAGGCCGCCACGACGGCGCCGAAGGCGATCATCATGACAACCAGTGCCACGCCCATGCCGATCAGCTCGGCCTGGCCGCTGGGCTGCTCCTGCTCCTCCTGGATGGCGCCGCCGACTTCGACGGTCAATCCCTGCGCGCGGGCGGGGCCCGCTACGTCGTAGGCGGCGTGCCGCTCTGCGTCGGTGATGTCGGCCGAAGAAGCGATGTCGAATGGAACCGCAAGCACGGCAACGGTTGCCGGAGCATCAGCGCTCAGCACGTTGAGTGGGGCGCCTGAGCAGACGGCCGGGTCGGCGGCGGTCAGGCAGCCCATTTCCGCGGTCGTGTCGACCGGGTTTTCCAGTGCCGCAGCGGCCTTTTCGGCGACGAGCTTGCGTGTGCCGTTGTCGACCGACAGCGCCTTCAGATCGGCGATCAGCGCGTCGATGGCGGCGCTGTTGTTCTTGTCGGTCAGCTTCGTACCTTCGGGCGCCTTGATGACGTAGGCGCCGCTGACGGCATCGATACTGAACTGACCGGACATACCGGGGAATTGCTTGTCCAGGATGTCGGTGGCACGTTCCGACGGTAGCGACGGCATGCTGAACTCGTCGCTCATCGGTTTACTCAGCATGCCGCCGGCGACACCGAGCACTCCGAGGAGTACGAGCCACACCGGCAGCACTATCCATTTGCGGCGGAAGGCGAATTTGCCCCAGCGATAAAGGTATACGGACACGTGTGGGTTCTCCTGGAGGTGACCGGATCGTGCTGTGCGAACAGCTCCCCTGACGCCCGCTACCACGCCGAAAGCGGAGGAGCAACCTCTAGTTTCGAGAGCCTACCGCACGCCGAATCAGCACCGCCATCGGCCGGGCCGCACCCAAACCCCCAGGCTGCCATTCGAACTGAGCGCCCGCTACGCCGACTACTCGGGTTTGACCGAGGGGATGGCGGCCACACAGACGACGAGGTCGTTGCGCAGCCGGCGTTGTTCTTCCGCGGACAGCGGAGCGAACATCTGCCGCTCGACAGAGCGCACGGCCACGCTGGCCGCACGCAGCTTCTTCTGCCCGGCACTGGTGAGCTCAGTGGGCAGCGCGCGGCCGTGCGGGGCCCGCGCAGGCCGAGTCAGCAGGCCGCGATCCTGTAATCCGCGGAGCACGAGATTCATCGATTGGCGCGTGACGAACGCACCGCGGGCGAGTTCGGAGTTGGACATCCCGGGGTGCCGGCCGAGCAGTTCGAGGCAGGCGTATTGCGCCACCGACAGTTCCAGCGGGCGCAGCACCGCGTCCATCGCGGAGTGCAGCGCGGCCTGGGCCTGTTTGAGGACGTAGCCCACCGACTGCTCCAGTTCGCCCACGGCCTCCTCTTGACTCATGTCAGTATCTTGACACAGACTTTCCATGTCAGCATATTGACACCTAGATTCATGACGGCGAGGAGAAAACGATGGCTGAGATCCGCAACCGTGCGAACGATATCGACGACATCAACCTGCGAACACAGCGCAGGAAGACATCGTCCGCGACGATCCCCGACAGCCACGTCGGCATCCTCGCCAAGAAAGGCTTCGCGCACCTCGCGTCCCTGGGACCCGACGGCGAACCGCAATCGCATCCGGTGTGGTTCGACTTCACCGACGGGCAATTGCTCGTCTCAACCGGCACCGATCGGCAGAAATACCGCAACATCCAGAAAGATTCGCGGGTATCGGTCTCGATCCTCGACCCCGACGACCCCTACCGCTACGTGGAAGTCCGCGGCCGTGTCGTCGAGGTCGAACCAGATCCCGAGAAGGCATTCCTGGACCGGCTGGCGCGCAAATACCTGGACCTGGACACCTACCCCTACGAGCAGAGACGTGATGTGGAGCGGGTGATCCTCCACATCCAGCCCGACCACGTCATAGCTTGATCGGCCCACCGTCCTGTTGAAACCGTTGGCCGCCATGCGAATTAATCGTTC of the Nocardia sp. XZ_19_385 genome contains:
- a CDS encoding sensor histidine kinase, with translation MITRVRPPRWVVDAAAVAVAVVDAIFGSVYLDNSELALAVIACAALVFRRRWPVAVFLLTLPSAMLNELVIAPAIALYTVGRQSRNRLVSIGCAVAAAAAGISWGLGEPLSRTDAVIYGVFTAAWAAAPVLFGQLVRTRDELSQRLVEIEEARDHERHLHAQAVLARERAQIGREMHDVVSHQVSLIAVRAGALQVAAPDTDTREAARTIRELSVTTLDELRNLVTLLRASGGRGTELTPQPTLADLHTLIDSSGIPVVFGGELPTEITGAAQRAVYRTVQEALTNVRKHAPGATAEIHLWSDAERFGVVVVNTPATRSALPLPGSGHGLLGLTERAELLNGQLLSGATAEGGFRVELRLPRT
- a CDS encoding response regulator transcription factor, producing MIRVVIVDDEALVRSGFELILGAAPDVDVVGTSSGGGAVEMIGELHPDVVLLDIRMPDVDGLTVLGRLRELAEPPVVAMLTTFDTDEYIVTALRSGAAGFLLKDTEPDQLAQLIRTLAAGGVVMSPKAAATLLHGDNKLGRMAATDAEVARIDALTDREREVLVLLAEGLSNAEIGQRIYLSVGTVKDHVSAILSKLRVGSRVQAALVAQRAGLLAGQREKP
- a CDS encoding MFS transporter; this encodes MTTTSTTGTAASGLSRRAAWPALLTMFLGSFTLVTAEFLPPGVLTTLAHDLRVPEGVVGLSVSATALTALFAALALGALFPRVDRRSLLIVLTIAAAVSNVVVALAPNIVLLLIARLLLGVAVGGYWSMALVIAAQLVAAERLGKAMMIVNAGTTVATVAGVPLGVLLSTYAGWRTTFVVVAGLTVATAIAVRMVLPPIAPSEGVGFAALGAALRAPGVALGLISVVSVIAGHFAGYTYIRPALDELMQAGPAVIPVLLALFGIGGLIGNFVLGSLADRRLGVLLVAVPVAIGGSLLVIIAAGAVPVLGYLAVLIWGGAFGGILNLVQVWVSRVLPERMEAGGGLVVGGFQLAIILGSALGGRGVDSIGLTATYGLAALGAVLGGVLVRVSLTRAQR
- a CDS encoding helix-turn-helix domain-containing protein, encoding MTKVEGVPGLDEVLAGLQWRFAGRDEFTLAAGQWEFITEPSALVVLDGLVRVEGLSATEDLASGDFLFVPGNGRFAINALASGRVQRVRLEPVGSGSLMAALPQRVLLTDFVEHTPLATTMMRHLVEQCPDPFGVQGDRVATLITSMAIESWHARGCAPQRWLMKVNEPGVAQAVAAMHADPGQEWTVEALARVALASRSGFAARFQAATGLTPGRYLTKLRVERAQRFLAEQDTSIGTVARRLGYRSETAFGRAFRRHTGHTPSQWRRAARESSASAVPG
- a CDS encoding Dps family protein, which codes for MTATLSKRAIAGTLGKAETKVVGVVLQEALTDLIDLSLTAKQAHWNVVGPHFRSVHLQLDELVDSAREFSDSVAERAAALGISPDGRAATVAADAAEFPSGYLSDSEVVALIVSRLDAVVRRLRMHIQATETADPVTQDLLIGITAKLEEHHWMFQAQTALS
- a CDS encoding EF-hand domain-containing protein translates to MGGFTVAEAKAVFVKVDANSDGFITLEEYAQAVEAYGFSTDEAKKAALAIVEKADLNGDKKISLDEFLTLVS
- a CDS encoding DUF6636 domain-containing protein, giving the protein MNVRTIIRLVTAAACTAGIAAVGPTGTAQAADQILFGSPSGNIACAIFAEGSDGGAGYVRCEVFEYTYTPPPRPPGCYLPDGTPVQSDYGYAIHLSKAHGAWFNCGGGTLGHPINSFLPYGASVTFGGFTCTSARDGIRCGVGSKSFRISRAAYELS
- a CDS encoding carboxypeptidase-like regulatory domain-containing protein; the encoded protein is MPTELAAERVDEQISEPAPPVIAEPEPTLAPAGAADPATNGIGAQRLSSGRVVASIVGSIRRDDGHPVPDAVLTLIDQRGQQVSRTAGDGGGSYLIEPPAPGSYVLIVSADSYQPTAVHVTAMNGVAQQVDITVHGSGELSGVVYTPDREPVAGATVTVTDLRGEVVGAAVTTADGSYACKGVTAGTYTLVAVSDQMRPTATTLTVPASGQLVFDVELAPMATLWGTVRADGRAVHDARVTVVDWSGLAVGSVHTDMDGRYAVADLPAGEYIVVTRGYPMVTSEVTVTGGRVDHDVHLGFLN
- a CDS encoding MarR family winged helix-turn-helix transcriptional regulator, whose amino-acid sequence is MSQEEAVGELEQSVGYVLKQAQAALHSAMDAVLRPLELSVAQYACLELLGRHPGMSNSELARGAFVTRQSMNLVLRGLQDRGLLTRPARAPHGRALPTELTSAGQKKLRAASVAVRSVERQMFAPLSAEEQRRLRNDLVVCVAAIPSVKPE
- a CDS encoding PPOX class F420-dependent oxidoreductase — encoded protein: MAEIRNRANDIDDINLRTQRRKTSSATIPDSHVGILAKKGFAHLASLGPDGEPQSHPVWFDFTDGQLLVSTGTDRQKYRNIQKDSRVSVSILDPDDPYRYVEVRGRVVEVEPDPEKAFLDRLARKYLDLDTYPYEQRRDVERVILHIQPDHVIA